The following proteins come from a genomic window of Halomarina ordinaria:
- a CDS encoding helix-turn-helix domain-containing protein — translation MATLVTGDIDVADVALAETFTAVPDLVVTAEETAAARSVATPLLHLESQYEEDLEETIAADSSVETATEIARTGDRRLYHVSWGPKPRVTFQTLTREGGTLLGFRGTAEGWHVNLLYPTRQECSEAVETFRSADIDFTVDSVSDVATAEGVSPTHLTDDQCDTLRLAYRRGYFDIPRKVNLEELAEELGISHQACSERIRRALDSTLGRIYPGEAGQRPVDGATNSSSRGAQGKS, via the coding sequence ATGGCTACGCTGGTGACGGGTGACATCGACGTCGCGGACGTGGCACTCGCGGAGACGTTCACTGCGGTCCCAGACCTGGTCGTGACCGCCGAGGAGACGGCAGCGGCCCGGTCGGTGGCGACGCCGCTTCTCCACCTGGAATCGCAGTACGAGGAGGACCTCGAAGAGACCATCGCCGCGGATTCGAGCGTCGAGACGGCCACCGAAATCGCTCGGACCGGCGACCGCCGCCTCTATCACGTTTCGTGGGGGCCGAAACCCCGCGTCACGTTCCAGACGCTCACCCGCGAGGGGGGGACGCTGCTCGGGTTTCGCGGGACCGCGGAGGGCTGGCACGTCAACCTGCTGTACCCGACGCGCCAGGAGTGCTCGGAGGCCGTCGAGACCTTCCGGAGCGCGGACATCGACTTCACCGTCGACTCCGTCTCGGACGTGGCGACGGCCGAGGGCGTCTCGCCGACGCACCTCACCGACGACCAGTGCGACACGCTTCGCCTGGCCTACCGACGCGGCTACTTCGACATCCCGCGCAAGGTCAACCTCGAGGAACTGGCCGAAGAACTCGGCATCTCTCACCAGGCCTGTTCCGAACGGATCCGCCGGGCCCTCGACAGCACCCTCGGCCGCATCTACCCGGGCGAGGCCGGACAGCGCCCGGTCGATGGAGCGACGAACTCGTCGAGTCGCGGTGCTCAGGGGAAGTCGTAG